The following proteins are co-located in the Microplitis demolitor isolate Queensland-Clemson2020A chromosome 3, iyMicDemo2.1a, whole genome shotgun sequence genome:
- the LOC103572953 gene encoding menin → MAMAGLQDEDKALFPVRSISSIVQIFEKQLSNNNSEPDLTLLSILVGAVENSLTCNRTVASPENTIYDEPKLPALEFHIAEALYTKFHAIIKGAIDLTLYDSKYATRELVKRVSDVIWNSLTRSYYKDRAHLQSLYSYLTANKLDCFGVAFAVVAGCQVLGFKDVHLAMSEDHAWVVCGEDGSETVEVTWHGKGNEDKRGQPVEAGVASRSWLYVNGNAVVCTRAMEVATIVSAINPSLSATADAAEVALLQQELLWLLYDLGHLAKYPMALGNLGDLEEAAPTPGRPPAIVLFQEAIKSARKYYGNAHVYPYTYQGGYLYRHGLHANALASWADAADVLRKYDYSRDDGEIYKELLEIANELIPHTVRADERLLRQPRCFAYLLRFYDGICQWEEGANTPVLHIGWARPLVNTISKFDASIRAQVIIECHDEPAAYGKHDDDTGSRRETSPDDGFSNNNNITASNNNNTMSNNNNNNNNNNNNNNNNNNNNINNNNNNYYKTKERSNVARDLIARLESKVPSNNTAPMHPGIQALTAACSEKILNRDYLLQGDGEPFVAPQDNSLPPTPSTSQESLDPEVEIDLENDSPRIILYSEKMKGLKDLLLAEKLNTHAISLQLTAQSQVQIGKKTRGNDEIGLHQRPKRTRRE, encoded by the exons ATGGCGATGGCGGGCTTACAAGACGAGGACAAAGCATTATTTCCTGTGAGAAGTATATCCTCAAttgttcaaatatttgaaaaacaatTGTCAAACAACAATAGTGAACCAGATTTAACACTGCTGTCAATACTTGTTGGTGCTGTGGAAAATTCATTAACCTGCAACCGTACTGTCGCGTCACCGGAAAATACAATTTACGATGAACCAAAATTACCAGCTCTTGAATTTCATATCGCTGAAGCATTATACACTAAATTTCATGCGATAATAAAAGGCGCAATTGATTTAACACTTTATGACAGTAAATATGCGACACGAGAACTTGTTAAACGTGTATCAGATGTTATATGGAACTCGTTGACAAGAAGTTATTACAAGGATCGTGCGCATTTACAAAGTTTGTATAGTTATTTAACGGCTAACAAACTTGATTGTTTTGGAGTTGCATTTGCGGTTGTTGCTGGCTGTCAAGTGTTGGGATTCAAAGATGTACATCTTGCTATGTCAGAAGATCATGCGTGGGTTGTTTGTGGTGAGGATGGCAGTGAAACTGTCGAGGTTACGTGGCACG GGAAAGGAAATGAGGATAAACGTGGACAGCCGGTAGAAGCAGGTGTCGCGTCACGCTCCTGGTTGTACGTCAATGGGAATGCTGTTGTTTGTACGCGAGCGATGGAAGTCGCGACAATAGTATCAGCAATAAATCCAAGTTTGAGTGCGACTGCAGACGCTGCAGAGGTTGCATTGCTGCAGCAAGAATTACTATGGCTACTTTATGACTTAGGACATTTAGCCAAGTACCCGATGGCACTGGGAAACTTGGGCGATTTAGAGGAAGCTGCTCCTACACCTGGTAGACCGCCGGCTATTGTTCTCTTCCAG GAAGCCATTAAGTCGGCGAGAAAATACTATGGTAATGCTCATGTTTATCCGTACACGTACCAAGGGGGATATTTGTATCGACATGGACTACACGCAAATGCTCTGGCATCTTGGGCGGACGCTGCTGACGTCTTGCGAAA gtATGACTATTCACGTGATGATGGTGAAATCTACAAAGAATTATTGGAAATAGCTAATGAATTAATACCTCATACAGTAAGAGCTGATGAACGTTTATTGCGGCAGCCACGTTGTTTTGCGTATTTACTGCGCTTTTATGACGGCATATGTCAGTGGGAGGAAGGCGCAAATACGCCGGTACTTCATATAGGCTGGGCAAGACCACTGGTAAATACAATATCGAAATTCGATGCCAGTATTCGGGCACAAGTTATTATTGAGTGCCACGATGAGCCAGCGGCTTACGGCAAACACGATGACGATACTGGATCTCGTCGCGAAACTAGTCCTGATGATGGATTttcaaataacaataatataacagccagcaataataataatactatgagtaataacaacaataataataataataataacaacaataataataataacaacaacaacaacatcaataataataacaataattattataaaactaaaGAACGCAGTAATGTTGCGCGTGATTTAATAGCGAGGCTTGAATCAAAAGTACCATCAAACAACACGGCACCAATGCACCCGGGTATCCAGGCACTGACAGCAGCGTgcagtgaaaaaatattgaatcgtgattatttattacaagGTGATGGTGAACCATTTGTTGCGCCGCAAGATAATTCGCTACCACCTACACCCTCTACATCACAAGAGAGTCTTGATCCGGAAGTTGAAATAGACTTGGAAAATGATAGTCCTAGGATAATATTGTATAGTGAAAAAATGAAAGGACTTAAAGATTTATTGTTAgctgaaaaattaaacacaCATGCTATTTCATTGCAATTAACAGCACAGAGTCAAGTGCAAATTGGTAAAAAGACCCGGGGTAATGATGAAATTGGGTTGCATCAACGTCCCAAGAGGACACGTCGCGAGTAA
- the LOC103572955 gene encoding ATP-dependent RNA helicase Ddx1: MTAFEEMGVLPELAKATEDMEWTLPTDVQSEAIPLILGGGDVLMAAETGSGKTGAFCLPILQIVWETLNDIASGKGVGKSGQRAASATWGLSLFDRGRAMAVTPDGLRCQSREQREWHGCRANKGVQGKGKYYFEAIVTDEGLCRVGWSTSQATLDLGTDKFGFGFGGTGKKSNAKQFDDYGEAFGMHDVIGCYLDLDKGEIRYTKNGVDLGKAFDLNAQQKSQTYFPAVVLKNSEMSFNFGAQPFKYPPANNYIAVSTAPKDCIRENPVSDSNQAETADSKPTPNAPQAIIIEPSRELAEQTFNQIQKFKKYLKDPTVRELLVVGGVPAKQQIAVLNSGVDIVVGTPGRLEDLIQGGYLSLTHCRFFVLDEADGLLKQGYTELIDRLHRQIPKMTSDGKRLQMIVCSATLHSFEVKKMAERLMHFPTWVDLKGEDAVPETVHHVVVMVDPQKDKSWHNLRFHIQTDGVHQRDNIRPGNTTAETLSEGVKILKGEYCVRAIREHKMDRAIIFCRTKLDCDNLEKYFRQTSSDELSCVCLHGDRKPQERKANLEKFKRQEVKFLICTDVAARGLDITGLPFMINVTLPDEKSNYVHRIGRVGRAERMGLAISLVSSVPEKVWYHGEWCPSRGRNCNNTNLTTQGGCCTWYNEPQYLADIEDHLNVTIEQVGPDIKVPLNEFDGKVIYGAKRTRIGTNYQNHVQQMAPIVAELATYESKAQLYYLKRHLVAH; encoded by the exons aTGACAGCTTTTGAAG aaatggGGGTGCTGCCGGAGCTGGCAAAGGCTACGGAAGACATGGAATGGAC ACTGCCAACGGATGTGCAATCAGAAGCGATACCGCTGATTCTTGGGGGTGGAGATGTCCTGATGGCAGCTGAAACTGGCAGTGGAAAGACTGGAGCTTTTTGTTTGCCGATTCTTCAGATTGTGTGGGAAACTTTGAATGACATTGCGTCGGGTAAAGGAGTTGGTAAATCTGGGCAACGAGCAGCTTCTGCAACCTGGGGACTGAGTCTCTTTGATCGTGGACGTGCTATGGCTGTCACACCTGACGGGTTGAGATGTCAGAGTCGTGAGCAAAGAGAGTGGCATGGCTGCAGAGCAAATAAAGGAGTTCAGGGTAAagggaaatattattttgaagcGATCGTTACTGATGAAGGACTGTGTCGGGTTGGGTGGTCTACATCTCAA GCAACTTTAGATTTGGGAACAGACAAGTTTGGTTTTGGATTTGGAGGAACTGGTAAAAAGTCAAATGCAAAACAATTTGACGACTATGGAGAAGCATTTGGAATGCACGATGTCATTGGTTGTTATTTAGACTTAGACAAAGGTGAAATTAGATACACTAAAAATGGAGTAGATTTGGGAAAAGCATTTGATTTAAATGCCCAGCAAAAAAGCCAAACATATTTTCCGGCAGTCGTGcttaaaaattctgaaatgTCATTTAATTTTGGCGCTCAACCATTCAAATATCCCCCGGCAAATAATTATATCGCTGTATCAACAGCTCCAAAAGATTGTATACGTGAAAATCCAGTGAGTGATAGTAATCAAGCTGAAACTGCTGATAGCAAACCTACTCCTAATGCACCGCAAGCGATAATAATTGAACCGTCTCGTGAACTTGCTGAACAAACttttaatcaaattcaaaag tttaaaaaatatttaaaagatccAACGGTTCGAGAACTGCTGGTGGTTGGTGGAGTACCAGCAAAACAACAGATCGCTGTATTGAATTCAGGTGTTGATATTGTTGTCGGTACACCAGGACGATTGGAAGATTTAATTCAAGGCGGATATTTGTCATTGACACACTGCAGATTTTTCGTCCTAGACGAAGCTGATGGATTATTGAAACAGGGATACACGGAATTGATCGATAGATTGCACCGGCAGATTCCAAAGATGACTTCTGATGGCAAAAGACTACAGATGATTGTTTGTTCTGCAACTTTACACTCgtttgaagttaaaaaaatggcg gaacgTTTAATGCATTTCCCCACATGGGTTGATTTAAAAGGTGAGGATGCTGTTCCTGAGACTGTTCATCATGTCGTAGTGATGGTTGATCCTCAAAAGGATAAATCTTGGCACAATCTAAGATTTCATATTCAAACTGATGGTGTACACCAGCGAGATAATATAAGACCAGGAAATACTACAgctg AAACTTTATCCGAGGGAGTAAAAATTCTTAAGGGCGAGTATTGTGTCCGTGCAATCAGAGAACATAAAATGGATCgtgctataattttttgtcgTACTAAATTAGACTGCGATAATCTCGAGAAATATTTTAGACAAACAAGCAGTGATGAATTATCATGCGTGTGTCTTCATGGCGACCGTAAACCTCAAGAGCGTAAAGccaatttagaaaaatttaaacgacaagaagttaaatttttaatctgcaCTGATGTTGCCGCTCGTGGTTTAGATATCACTGGATTACCTTTca tgatcAACGTTACACTGccagatgaaaaatcaaattatgtCCATCGTATTGGTAGAGTAGGACGTGCTGAAAGAATGGGTTTGGCGATATCATTAGTAAGTTCTGTCCCTGAAAAAGTTTGGTACCATGGAGAATGGTGTCCAAGTCGTGGAcgtaattgtaataatactaatttaaCAACTCAAGGTGGATGTTGTACTTGGTACAATGAACCTcag tATCTTGCTGATATTGAAGATCATTTGAATGTAACAATTGAACAAGTAGGACCTGATATCAAAGTCCCGCTGAATGAATTCGATGGTAAAGTTATATACGGTGCGAAACGTACTCGAATTGGTACAAATTATCAAAACCACGTTCAACAAATGGCACCAATAGTTGCTGAACTTGCGACGTATGAATCCAAAGCGCAGTTGTATTATTTGAAAAGACATCTGGTCGCacattga